The Oncorhynchus keta strain PuntledgeMale-10-30-2019 chromosome 17, Oket_V2, whole genome shotgun sequence genome has a window encoding:
- the LOC118396718 gene encoding pro-neuregulin-4, membrane-bound isoform-like, translating to MMADHGDPCNELEVSYCMNGGKCFKISFMDTLTCLCSENYKGSRCEQYQLFTTAHDAGETGLVAAVVIIVLFILVVLVVVIYYTCKVWKDKPNNQQKGSEQQYWRVEPRV from the exons ATGATGGCAG ACCATGGTGACCCATGCAACGAGTTAGAGGTTTCTTACTGCATGAATGGAGGAAAATGCTTTAAAATTTCATTTATGGATACGCTTACTTGTCT CTGCAGTGAGAACTACAAAGGCAGTCGTTGTGAGCAGTACCAGCTGTTCACCACTGCACATGATGCAGGGGAGACAGGACTGGTTGCTGCTGTGGTCATCATTGTCCTTTTTATTCTAGTCGTGTTGGTAGTAGTAATCTACTACACCTGCAA GGTATGGAAGGACAAACCAAATAACCAGCAGAAAGGCAGTGAACAACAGTATTGGAGAGTAGAGCCCAGAGTATGA